The following proteins are encoded in a genomic region of Candidatus Margulisiibacteriota bacterium:
- a CDS encoding Maf family protein: protein MQKFKIIAYNTNVAGLKNIAFVFIKPHAAANNAAQEFIEQSLAKKGINILSSDTISGKEIRQKNIIDRHYSEISKKSAVKPADLEISSEVKTKFADIFQANWDKAITQKQMINGFEFMKLLNIDAKQLNELWEKAERHKIGSGLYAIEYLHRGQKLYVLNGFYPAMQAKYTNEDSQVRYYIVSFPQTGWQEFRKLIGSTDPQKADLNSIRGYFQQHQDDYGLMVTNQDNVVHASASALEAMQELMIWQNIQPQEHPLGNALLENGLTQEDLEYFQTNPVISYKGEKTNLWNILEDRNTTDALDIILEAYSYYMTDKIEAEPAVYTKKFLGFTEKLQTEIVGLLFEKFGNQSVAALFKEIALIHVQNPLINEEVLLASKSPRRQYLLEQMGVKFISLESSSSEHKPAVCTNFNNITKTVAAMKLLPFLKNKDLKQQIILTSDTLLYLHDKSVVGKAEGKTKAEQLKAAEKILYSLMGKEHRVCSSVVVFDASKMAMYISSVQTRIIYKKLDSSTDELLKKYISLALDDELKNRGPLGKAGAYGLQEPEILQLMEKVIGDPFTVIGLPVRKTETMLKKCGIKLKEIKPADLYQSIWGIWDKQKYYTLNDRQVNLLDLAFKIIE from the coding sequence ATGCAAAAATTTAAGATCATCGCTTATAATACTAACGTGGCTGGTCTGAAGAATATCGCTTTTGTTTTTATAAAACCTCATGCTGCCGCGAACAACGCTGCGCAGGAATTTATTGAACAGTCCCTTGCTAAAAAAGGTATTAATATCCTGAGCTCCGATACCATCTCGGGAAAAGAGATCAGACAGAAAAATATCATTGACCGGCATTATTCGGAGATATCTAAAAAATCCGCTGTAAAACCTGCTGATCTGGAAATATCGTCGGAAGTAAAAACAAAATTTGCTGATATCTTTCAAGCAAACTGGGATAAAGCCATTACTCAAAAGCAAATGATTAACGGGTTTGAATTCATGAAACTGCTTAATATTGACGCGAAACAGCTTAATGAGCTCTGGGAAAAAGCGGAACGTCATAAAATTGGAAGCGGCTTGTATGCTATTGAATATTTACACCGGGGACAAAAACTTTATGTGCTTAATGGTTTTTACCCGGCCATGCAGGCAAAATATACAAACGAAGACAGTCAGGTTAGATATTATATAGTCAGCTTTCCGCAAACCGGCTGGCAGGAGTTTCGTAAGCTCATCGGGAGCACCGACCCTCAAAAAGCTGACCTTAACTCTATCAGAGGATATTTTCAGCAGCATCAGGATGATTACGGTCTTATGGTTACCAACCAGGACAATGTGGTACATGCCAGCGCATCTGCTCTGGAAGCCATGCAGGAACTTATGATCTGGCAAAACATTCAACCGCAGGAACATCCGCTGGGCAATGCTTTGCTGGAAAACGGGTTAACTCAGGAAGACCTGGAATACTTTCAAACTAATCCGGTCATATCATATAAAGGAGAAAAAACCAATTTATGGAATATTCTTGAGGACAGGAACACAACTGATGCTCTGGATATTATATTGGAAGCATATAGCTATTATATGACCGATAAGATCGAAGCGGAACCCGCTGTTTACACCAAAAAATTTCTGGGCTTTACAGAAAAATTGCAGACGGAAATTGTTGGCCTGCTCTTTGAAAAATTCGGCAATCAATCTGTAGCTGCACTGTTTAAAGAAATTGCCCTTATACATGTGCAAAATCCTCTGATTAACGAAGAAGTTCTGCTTGCGTCCAAATCTCCAAGACGGCAATATCTGCTGGAACAAATGGGTGTAAAATTTATTTCTCTGGAATCTTCTTCCAGCGAACATAAACCCGCGGTTTGCACAAATTTTAATAATATTACCAAAACCGTTGCCGCGATGAAATTGCTCCCCTTTTTAAAAAACAAAGATTTAAAACAGCAAATAATCTTAACATCTGACACTCTTTTATACCTGCATGATAAATCTGTTGTAGGTAAAGCCGAAGGAAAAACCAAAGCAGAGCAGTTAAAAGCAGCTGAAAAAATTTTATATTCGCTGATGGGCAAAGAACACAGGGTATGTTCAAGCGTAGTAGTCTTTGACGCCTCAAAAATGGCAATGTACATCAGTTCTGTTCAAACCAGAATTATTTATAAAAAATTAGATTCCTCCACCGATGAGTTGTTAAAAAAATATATCAGTCTGGCACTGGATGATGAGCTTAAAAACCGCGGACCGCTGGGCAAGGCAGGAGCATATGGCTTGCAGGAACCTGAGATTCTTCAGCTTATGGAAAAAGTTATCGGAGATCCCTTCACTGTTATTGGCCTGCCTGTCAGAAAAACCGAAACAATGTTAAAAAAATGCGGAATAAAGCTCAAGGAAATAAAACCTGCTGATCTTTATCAGTCTATCTGGGGTATTTGGGATAAGCAAAAATACTATACGTTGAATGACCGCCAGGTAAATCTGCTGGATTTGGCCTTCAAAATTATTGAATAA
- the hypE gene encoding hydrogenase expression/formation protein HypE, with protein MINYVLLDHGSGGLLSQDLIRNIFLKYFNTGKQAILTDSALLKVPEKELAMTTDSYVVNPVFFPGGNIGKLAVCGTVNDLAVVGATPLYISCGFIIEEGFPLKDLEIIVKSMATEAKNAGIKIVTGDTKVVEKGSCDKLFINTTGIGILHKNSSKIAIGKNIKVGDKIIINGSIAEHGLAVMMQRHGFQFDTKIKSDCASLNHLIQKILVVCPDIKFMRDATRGGLASVLCECVEKRTFGIKLYEPDIPVKEQVKGISELLGFDPLYVANEGKVVMVVSTKDTEAIMNIMKKDTLGKHAAVIGEVVKETPGTVTLKTNAGGHRIVHMLTGAQLPRIC; from the coding sequence ATGATTAATTATGTGCTGCTCGACCATGGCAGCGGCGGGCTGCTTTCTCAAGATTTAATTAGAAATATTTTTCTGAAATATTTTAACACGGGCAAACAAGCTATTCTTACAGATTCAGCTTTATTAAAAGTTCCTGAAAAAGAATTGGCCATGACAACGGACAGCTATGTGGTTAATCCTGTTTTTTTCCCGGGAGGTAATATAGGCAAGCTGGCAGTATGCGGAACAGTTAATGATTTGGCTGTGGTTGGCGCTACTCCCTTGTACATTAGTTGTGGTTTTATTATCGAAGAGGGATTTCCTTTAAAGGACTTGGAAATAATTGTTAAATCCATGGCAACCGAAGCAAAAAATGCAGGGATAAAAATAGTAACAGGCGATACCAAAGTCGTGGAAAAAGGAAGTTGCGATAAACTATTTATTAATACGACAGGAATTGGCATACTACATAAAAATAGCAGTAAAATAGCTATCGGTAAAAATATTAAAGTTGGCGATAAAATTATTATTAATGGAAGCATCGCTGAACACGGATTAGCGGTCATGATGCAGCGCCATGGTTTTCAATTTGATACAAAAATAAAGTCAGATTGTGCGTCCTTGAACCATTTGATCCAAAAGATTTTGGTTGTCTGCCCGGATATCAAATTTATGAGAGACGCCACTCGGGGAGGGCTGGCTTCGGTACTATGTGAATGTGTAGAGAAAAGAACCTTTGGTATTAAGCTATACGAACCGGATATCCCGGTCAAAGAGCAAGTAAAGGGTATATCTGAGCTTTTGGGTTTTGATCCGCTATATGTGGCTAACGAAGGAAAAGTTGTTATGGTTGTTTCTACAAAAGATACTGAGGCAATTATGAATATCATGAAAAAAGATACTTTAGGTAAACATGCGGCTGTTATTGGTGAAGTCGTCAAAGAGACACCAGGAACAGTTACCCTGAAAACAAATGCAGGTGGGCATCGCATTGTGCATATGCTCACCGGGGCGCAACTGCCAAGAATTTGTTAA
- a CDS encoding DUF4342 domain-containing protein, which produces MSEQNKEEYKINGDMLLKKIKELIHEGNIRKITIKDREGHIIITLPLTVGVVGAMLAPALAAVGAVAALLTECTILVERAQDKDKDKND; this is translated from the coding sequence ATGAGCGAACAAAATAAAGAAGAATATAAAATTAACGGTGATATGCTGCTTAAGAAGATTAAAGAATTGATCCATGAGGGTAATATCCGCAAGATTACAATTAAAGATCGGGAAGGGCACATAATCATCACTTTACCTTTAACTGTGGGTGTAGTAGGTGCGATGCTTGCTCCAGCCCTCGCAGCTGTTGGGGCTGTGGCAGCTCTGCTCACTGAATGTACGATTCTTGTGGAAAGAGCGCAGGATAAAGATAAGGATAAAAATGATTAA